A window of the Streptomyces sp. JB150 genome harbors these coding sequences:
- the eno gene encoding phosphopyruvate hydratase produces MPSIDVVVAREILDSRGNPTVEVEVGLDDGSTGRAAVPSGASTGAFEAIELRDGDSNRYLGKGVEKAVLAVIEQIGPELVGYDATEQRLIDQAMFDLDATDNKGSLGANAILGVSLAVAHAASEASDLPLFRYLGGPNAHLLPVPMMNILNGGSHADSNVDIQEFMIAPIGAESFSEALRWGAEVYHTLKKVLKNRGLSTGLGDEGGFAPNLGSNREALDLILEAIKEAGYTPGEQIALALDVAASEFYKDGVYVFEGKNRSAAEMTEYYAELVEAYPLVSIEDPLFEDDWEGWKTITAQLGDKVQLVGDDLFVTNPERLAKGIEEGAANALLVKVNQIGSLTETLDAVELAQRNGYKCMMSHRSGETEDVTIADLAVATNCGQIKTGAPARSERVAKYNQLLRIEEILDDAAVYAGRSAFPRFKG; encoded by the coding sequence GTGCCGTCCATCGACGTCGTCGTAGCCCGGGAAATCCTGGACTCCCGAGGCAACCCCACGGTCGAGGTCGAGGTCGGCCTCGACGACGGCAGCACCGGTCGTGCCGCCGTCCCGTCCGGCGCCTCCACGGGCGCCTTCGAGGCCATCGAGCTGCGCGACGGCGACTCGAACCGCTACCTCGGCAAGGGTGTCGAGAAGGCCGTGCTCGCCGTGATCGAGCAGATCGGCCCGGAGCTGGTCGGTTACGACGCCACCGAGCAGCGCCTGATCGACCAGGCCATGTTCGACCTGGACGCCACCGACAACAAGGGCTCGCTCGGCGCCAACGCCATCCTCGGCGTCTCGCTCGCCGTCGCGCACGCCGCCTCCGAGGCCAGCGACCTGCCGCTCTTCCGCTACCTGGGCGGCCCCAACGCGCACCTGCTCCCGGTGCCGATGATGAACATCCTGAACGGCGGCTCGCACGCCGACTCCAACGTGGACATCCAGGAGTTCATGATCGCCCCGATCGGCGCGGAGTCCTTCTCCGAGGCCCTGCGCTGGGGCGCCGAGGTCTACCACACCCTCAAGAAGGTGCTGAAGAACCGCGGCCTGTCCACCGGCCTCGGCGACGAGGGCGGCTTCGCCCCGAACCTCGGCTCCAACCGCGAGGCCCTCGACCTCATCCTCGAGGCGATCAAGGAGGCCGGCTACACCCCCGGCGAGCAGATCGCCCTCGCCCTCGACGTGGCCGCGTCCGAGTTCTACAAGGACGGCGTGTACGTCTTCGAGGGCAAGAACCGCTCCGCCGCCGAGATGACCGAGTACTACGCCGAGCTGGTCGAGGCGTACCCGCTGGTCTCCATCGAGGACCCGCTGTTCGAGGACGACTGGGAGGGCTGGAAGACCATCACCGCCCAGCTCGGTGACAAGGTCCAGCTCGTCGGCGACGACCTGTTCGTCACCAACCCCGAGCGCCTGGCCAAGGGCATCGAGGAGGGCGCCGCGAACGCCCTGCTGGTGAAGGTGAACCAGATCGGCTCGCTCACCGAGACCCTGGACGCCGTCGAGCTGGCCCAGCGCAACGGCTACAAGTGCATGATGTCCCACCGCTCCGGCGAGACCGAGGACGTCACCATCGCCGACCTCGCCGTCGCCACCAACTGCGGCCAGATCAAGACCGGCGCCCCGGCCCGCTCCGAGCGCGTCGCCAAGTACAACCAGCTGCTGCGCATCGAGGAGATCCTCGACGACGCCGCGGTGTACGCCGGCCGCAGCGCCTTCCCGCGCTTCAAGGGCTGA
- a CDS encoding class I SAM-dependent methyltransferase yields the protein MADAAPRLRELFEQVLGVPLPVGIRAWDGSQAGPPGAPVLVVRHRRALRRLLWKPGELGLARAWVAGDLDVEGDLYAALDLMAGLLWERDEDARTLAEALRDPGVRAAVRGLVRMAGPALPPAPPKEEVRRRRHLHTRRTDRRAISHHYDVGNDFYELVLGPSMVYSCAYWQAPEDQGGTLEDAQRDKLELVCRKLALRPGRRLLDVGCGWGSMAIHAAREHGVSVVGITLSQEQAAYARKRVADEGLTDRVEIRVQDYRDVTDGPYDAVSSIGMAEHVGSERYLEYARTLHRLLAPGGRLLNHQIARRPQRDESAYDVDAFIDAYVFPDGELAPLGTTVSQLERAGFEVRDVESIREHYALTLRRWVANLEAGWERAVGLAGFGRARVWLLYMAASALSFEHNRIGVNQVLAVRTPESGGSGMPLRSRTWNV from the coding sequence ATGGCGGACGCCGCGCCGCGGCTGAGGGAGCTGTTCGAGCAGGTGCTGGGAGTGCCGCTCCCGGTCGGGATCCGGGCCTGGGACGGCTCGCAGGCCGGGCCGCCGGGCGCTCCGGTGCTGGTCGTGCGCCACCGGCGCGCGCTGCGCAGGCTGTTGTGGAAGCCGGGCGAGCTGGGGCTGGCGCGGGCCTGGGTCGCGGGCGACCTCGACGTCGAGGGCGATCTGTACGCGGCGCTCGACCTGATGGCCGGGCTCCTCTGGGAGCGGGACGAGGACGCCCGCACCCTCGCGGAGGCCTTGCGTGATCCCGGGGTCCGGGCCGCCGTACGGGGCCTGGTGCGGATGGCGGGGCCCGCGCTGCCGCCCGCACCGCCGAAGGAGGAGGTCCGCCGGCGGCGCCATCTGCACACCCGGCGCACCGACAGACGGGCCATCAGCCACCACTACGACGTGGGCAACGACTTCTACGAGCTGGTGCTCGGCCCGTCCATGGTCTACTCGTGCGCCTACTGGCAGGCCCCCGAGGACCAGGGCGGCACCCTGGAGGACGCCCAGCGCGACAAGCTCGAACTCGTCTGCCGCAAGCTCGCCCTGCGCCCCGGCCGGCGACTGCTCGACGTGGGCTGCGGCTGGGGCTCGATGGCCATCCACGCCGCCCGCGAGCACGGGGTGAGCGTCGTCGGCATCACGCTCTCGCAGGAGCAGGCGGCCTACGCCCGCAAGCGGGTCGCCGACGAGGGGCTGACCGACCGGGTCGAGATCCGCGTCCAGGACTACCGCGACGTCACCGACGGCCCCTACGACGCCGTCTCCTCCATCGGCATGGCCGAACACGTCGGGTCGGAGCGGTACCTGGAGTACGCCCGGACCCTGCACCGCCTGCTGGCGCCGGGCGGGCGGCTGCTCAACCACCAGATCGCGCGCCGCCCGCAGCGCGACGAATCCGCGTACGACGTCGACGCGTTCATCGACGCCTACGTCTTCCCCGACGGCGAGCTGGCCCCCCTCGGCACCACCGTCTCCCAGCTGGAGCGCGCCGGGTTCGAGGTGCGCGACGTGGAGTCGATCCGCGAGCACTACGCGCTCACCCTGCGCCGCTGGGTCGCCAACCTGGAGGCCGGCTGGGAGCGGGCCGTGGGGCTGGCCGGCTTCGGCCGGGCCCGGGTCTGGCTGCTGTACATGGCCGCCTCCGCCCTGTCCTTCGAGCACAACCGCATCGGCGTCAACCAGGTCCTCGCCGTGCGCACGCCCGAGTCCGGGGGGTCCGGGATGCCGCTGCGGTCCCGCACCTGGAACGTCTGA
- a CDS encoding DUF501 domain-containing protein has product MDTPPPPTPRTEPTDADVEAFQQQLGRPPRGLRAIAHRCPCGQPDVVETAPRLPDGTPFPTLYYLTCPKANSAIGTLEANGVMKEMTARLESDPELAAAYRAAHEDYIRRRDEIEELKGFPSAGGMPDRVKCLHVLVAHSLAAGPGVNPLGDEALAMLPEWWRKGSCVTLAGEEGGQ; this is encoded by the coding sequence ATGGACACGCCCCCGCCGCCCACCCCGCGCACCGAGCCCACCGACGCGGACGTCGAGGCCTTCCAGCAGCAGCTCGGCCGACCGCCGCGCGGGCTGCGCGCGATCGCCCACCGCTGCCCGTGCGGGCAGCCGGACGTCGTGGAGACGGCCCCGCGGCTGCCCGACGGCACGCCCTTCCCGACGCTGTACTACCTGACGTGCCCGAAGGCCAACTCGGCCATCGGCACGCTGGAGGCGAACGGCGTGATGAAGGAGATGACGGCCCGGCTGGAGAGCGACCCCGAGCTGGCCGCCGCGTACCGCGCCGCTCACGAGGACTACATCCGGCGCCGCGACGAGATCGAGGAGCTGAAGGGCTTCCCGAGCGCCGGCGGCATGCCGGACCGGGTCAAGTGCCTGCACGTGCTGGTCGCCCACTCGCTGGCCGCCGGCCCCGGCGTGAACCCGCTGGGCGACGAGGCCCTGGCCATGCTGCCGGAGTGGTGGCGCAAGGGCTCCTGCGTGACCCTCGCCGGTGAGGAGGGCGGACAGTGA
- a CDS encoding NAD(P)/FAD-dependent oxidoreductase yields the protein MSTTERPRILVVGGGYVGLYAARRILKKMRYGEATVTVVDPRSYMTYQPFLPETAAGSISPRHVVVPLRRVLPKAEVLTGRVTTIDQDRKVATIAPLTGEAYELPFDYLVIALGAVSRTFPIPGLAEQGIGMKGIEEAIGLRNHVLEQLDKADSTTDEEIRRKALTFVFIGGGFAGAETIGEVEDMARDAAKYYKNVSREDMRFILVDAADKILPEVGPKLGQYGKEHLESRGVEVYLSTSMDSCVDGHVVLKNGLEVDANTIVWTAGVKPNPALARFGLPLGPRGHVDCEPTLQVKGTDYIWAAGDNAQVPDLVGRKAGNENAWCPPNAQHALRQAKVLGDNVVSGMRGFPQKEYSHANKGAVAGLGLHKGVAMIVMGKMKIKLKGRLAWYMHRGYHGLAMPTWNRKIRVFADWTLGMFLKREVVSLGALESPREEFYEAAKPAPAPAATAAPKTEERAKAS from the coding sequence ATGAGCACCACGGAGCGTCCCAGGATCCTCGTAGTAGGCGGTGGGTACGTAGGCCTGTACGCAGCTCGGCGCATCCTCAAGAAGATGCGCTACGGCGAGGCGACCGTCACGGTCGTCGACCCCCGGTCGTACATGACCTACCAGCCCTTCCTCCCCGAAACCGCCGCCGGCAGCATCTCCCCGCGGCACGTCGTCGTCCCGCTGCGACGCGTGCTGCCCAAGGCGGAGGTCCTCACCGGCCGGGTCACCACCATCGACCAGGACCGCAAGGTCGCCACGATCGCCCCGCTGACCGGCGAGGCGTACGAGCTGCCCTTCGACTACCTGGTGATCGCGCTCGGCGCCGTCTCCCGCACCTTCCCGATCCCCGGCCTCGCCGAGCAGGGCATCGGCATGAAGGGCATCGAGGAGGCCATCGGCCTGCGCAACCACGTGCTGGAGCAGCTGGACAAGGCCGACTCCACCACCGACGAGGAGATCCGCCGCAAGGCACTCACCTTCGTCTTCATCGGCGGTGGCTTCGCCGGCGCCGAGACCATCGGCGAGGTCGAGGACATGGCCCGCGACGCGGCCAAGTACTACAAGAACGTGTCCCGCGAGGACATGCGCTTCATCCTCGTCGACGCCGCCGACAAGATCCTCCCCGAGGTCGGCCCCAAGCTCGGCCAGTACGGCAAGGAGCACCTGGAGAGCCGCGGCGTCGAGGTCTACCTCTCCACGTCGATGGACTCCTGCGTCGACGGCCACGTGGTGCTGAAGAACGGCCTGGAGGTCGACGCCAACACCATCGTGTGGACCGCCGGCGTCAAGCCGAACCCGGCCCTGGCCCGCTTCGGCCTGCCGCTCGGCCCCCGCGGCCACGTCGACTGCGAGCCCACCCTCCAGGTCAAGGGCACCGACTACATCTGGGCCGCGGGCGACAACGCCCAGGTCCCGGACCTCGTCGGCCGCAAGGCGGGCAACGAGAACGCCTGGTGCCCGCCGAACGCCCAGCACGCGCTGCGCCAGGCCAAGGTCCTCGGCGACAACGTGGTCTCCGGCATGCGGGGCTTCCCGCAGAAGGAGTACAGCCACGCCAACAAGGGCGCGGTCGCGGGCCTCGGCCTGCACAAGGGCGTCGCGATGATCGTCATGGGCAAGATGAAGATCAAGCTCAAGGGACGTCTCGCCTGGTACATGCACCGCGGCTACCACGGCCTGGCCATGCCGACCTGGAACCGCAAGATCCGCGTCTTCGCGGACTGGACCCTCGGCATGTTCCTCAAGCGCGAGGTCGTCTCCCTCGGCGCCCTGGAGTCCCCGCGCGAGGAGTTCTACGAGGCCGCCAAGCCGGCCCCGGCCCCCGCCGCCACCGCCGCGCCGAAGACCGAGGAGCGGGCCAAGGCCTCCTGA
- a CDS encoding septum formation initiator family protein, protein MAVRDRDRFSTATRIRLLGEQTAARVYRSQTKRQARRSRLTGRAALLALVVCSLVVALAYPIRQYVAQRAEIADLEREQRQARERVERLRDQKARWQDDAYAEQQIRKRLHYVMPGETGYVVIDPDAAEQSRADTGGADRPWYSNVWDGVDKADAADAPDR, encoded by the coding sequence ATGGCCGTGAGGGACCGGGACCGGTTCTCCACCGCGACCAGGATCAGACTGCTCGGCGAGCAGACCGCCGCCCGTGTCTACCGCTCGCAGACCAAGCGGCAGGCCCGCCGCTCCCGGCTGACCGGCCGGGCCGCGCTGCTCGCGCTGGTGGTCTGCTCGCTGGTCGTGGCGCTCGCCTACCCGATAAGGCAGTACGTCGCCCAGCGCGCCGAGATCGCCGATCTGGAACGGGAGCAGCGGCAGGCGCGCGAGCGCGTCGAACGGCTGCGCGACCAGAAGGCGCGCTGGCAGGACGACGCGTACGCCGAGCAGCAGATCCGCAAGCGGCTGCACTATGTGATGCCCGGCGAGACCGGGTACGTGGTGATCGACCCGGACGCGGCCGAGCAGTCCCGCGCCGACACGGGCGGGGCCGACCGCCCCTGGTACTCGAACGTCTGGGACGGCGTCGACAAGGCCGACGCCGCCGACGCCCCGGACCGTTGA
- a CDS encoding transglycosylase family protein has translation MLFSGKGKHRRPFKATRAIALAGVTGAAVAAPLMAAGNASAATAAEWDAVAQCESGGNWSINTGNGYYGGLQFSASTWAAYGGTQYAATADQATKEQQIAIAEKVLAGQGKGAWPHCGVNLSSAPYNGDSAEGTGSAPARETEEQPASRSAERPAAEPAPKAEKTVTTPTGKKVEKGDGEYKVVKGDTLSTIAAEHDVKGGWQKLFELNKDIVDDADVIYPGQQLHLK, from the coding sequence ATGCTGTTTTCCGGCAAGGGCAAGCACCGTCGTCCGTTCAAGGCCACCCGCGCCATCGCGCTCGCCGGTGTCACCGGCGCCGCCGTCGCCGCTCCGCTGATGGCGGCCGGCAACGCCTCCGCCGCCACCGCCGCCGAGTGGGACGCCGTTGCCCAGTGCGAGTCCGGTGGCAACTGGTCCATCAACACCGGCAACGGCTACTACGGCGGTCTGCAGTTCTCCGCCTCGACCTGGGCCGCGTACGGTGGCACGCAGTACGCCGCCACCGCCGACCAGGCCACCAAGGAGCAGCAGATCGCCATCGCCGAGAAGGTCCTCGCGGGCCAGGGCAAGGGCGCGTGGCCGCACTGCGGTGTCAACCTCTCCAGCGCTCCGTACAACGGCGACTCCGCCGAGGGCACCGGCTCCGCCCCCGCCCGGGAGACCGAGGAGCAGCCGGCCTCCCGCTCCGCCGAGCGCCCGGCCGCCGAGCCGGCCCCGAAGGCCGAGAAGACCGTCACCACCCCGACCGGCAAGAAGGTCGAGAAGGGTGACGGCGAGTACAAGGTGGTCAAGGGCGACACCCTCAGCACCATTGCCGCGGAGCACGACGTCAAGGGCGGCTGGCAGAAGCTGTTCGAGCTGAACAAGGACATCGTCGACGACGCCGACGTCATCTACCCGGGCCAGCAGCTGCACCTCAAGTAA
- a CDS encoding transglycosylase family protein codes for MLSGNGRHRRPRQAPALIVAAGVTGSAIAIPLLGASGASAASGVTWDRVAECESGGSWSADNGNGYYGGLQISQENWVKYGGLDYAESPDVASRSQQIAVAERILAAEGVAAWPTCGVLAGLDGDSAAPGVDTGLAADAASGVSATPDADGSSASPESGLSDSSRSSETSGSSGSSGSSGPGESSASRGTSGGSGSSGAAEDAESSGSAATSPSPSASGPASSGNGDSSAASTKRDDSDNSGHNDPSSGAADTGSTGTGRHRGDSAEEEAADSRTTEPSGRHASRDSAAARDAADGTYTVRAGDSLWGIADSLELDGGWSALYAENKATVGTDPDLILPGQTLEVGVEPGEK; via the coding sequence ATGCTCTCCGGGAACGGTCGTCACCGTCGCCCCCGCCAGGCTCCGGCCCTCATCGTCGCGGCCGGAGTGACCGGTTCCGCCATCGCCATCCCGCTCCTCGGCGCGAGCGGCGCGAGCGCCGCCAGCGGGGTCACGTGGGACAGGGTCGCGGAGTGCGAGAGCGGTGGCTCCTGGAGCGCGGACAACGGCAACGGCTACTACGGCGGCCTCCAGATCTCCCAGGAGAACTGGGTGAAGTACGGCGGCCTGGACTACGCCGAGAGCCCCGACGTGGCCAGCCGTTCGCAGCAGATCGCCGTGGCCGAGAGAATCCTGGCCGCCGAGGGCGTGGCGGCCTGGCCCACCTGCGGTGTGCTCGCCGGCCTCGACGGCGACTCCGCCGCTCCGGGCGTCGACACCGGCCTGGCGGCCGACGCCGCGTCGGGCGTGTCGGCCACGCCGGACGCCGACGGCTCCTCGGCGAGCCCCGAGTCCGGCTTGTCCGACTCGTCGCGATCCTCGGAAACCTCCGGTTCCTCCGGTTCCTCCGGCTCCTCGGGTCCGGGCGAATCCTCCGCATCGCGCGGGACTTCCGGCGGCTCCGGTTCCTCCGGGGCTGCGGAAGATGCCGAATCGTCCGGTTCTGCCGCGACTTCGCCGTCTCCGAGCGCCTCCGGCCCCGCGTCCTCGGGCAACGGCGACTCCTCCGCGGCCTCCACCAAGCGGGACGACTCGGACAACTCCGGCCACAATGACCCGTCTTCGGGAGCCGCCGACACCGGCTCCACCGGCACCGGGCGCCACCGCGGCGACAGCGCCGAGGAGGAGGCCGCCGACAGCCGTACGACCGAGCCCTCCGGCCGGCACGCCTCGCGCGACTCCGCCGCCGCCCGCGACGCGGCCGACGGCACCTACACGGTCCGCGCCGGCGACAGTCTGTGGGGCATCGCGGACTCCCTTGAGCTGGACGGTGGATGGTCCGCGCTGTACGCCGAGAACAAGGCGACCGTGGGCACCGACCCCGACCTCATCCTCCCCGGTCAGACGCTGGAGGTAGGGGTTGAACCGGGAGAAAAGTAG
- a CDS encoding DUF6415 family natural product biosynthesis protein — translation MLSLPVVEALADALPEDDPPRACANVAVMRARTRMSLAPGRTLPARLAYAQRLARSVSTLCDHYENLSGGHPVVLYPQPVALLGLWNHCLGCETCMATDEHGVNANLCCPAADALYEDYRRAPRHVDLTAVGGGGRP, via the coding sequence ATGCTGTCCCTGCCCGTGGTCGAGGCGCTGGCCGACGCGCTGCCGGAGGACGACCCGCCGCGCGCCTGCGCGAACGTCGCCGTCATGAGGGCCCGTACGCGCATGAGCCTCGCGCCGGGCCGTACGCTGCCCGCGCGACTCGCGTACGCCCAGCGGCTGGCCCGGTCCGTCAGCACGCTGTGCGACCACTACGAGAACCTGAGCGGCGGGCACCCGGTCGTGCTGTACCCGCAGCCGGTCGCGCTGCTCGGGCTGTGGAACCACTGCCTCGGCTGCGAGACCTGCATGGCGACGGACGAGCACGGTGTGAACGCCAACCTGTGCTGCCCGGCCGCCGACGCGCTGTACGAGGACTACCGGCGAGCGCCACGGCACGTGGACCTCACGGCCGTGGGCGGGGGCGGGCGGCCGTGA
- a CDS encoding helix-turn-helix transcriptional regulator encodes MPHSADKRPTHPGDRLKELRLTRGLTQEGLAERAQLSPGVVKKLERGGTARLETYHALARTLGVRTSALFEPGGPHATTRGDDDNIDLMPLRQALAPPVTLGGRLTDAIAEPDLDRLRSTAAEVGTAYHRDDYGYVADFLPSLVHAAHAAADHFDHGPEHTEALRIRSDVLQMAGRYLTQVRAYDLAHIALRDAIEDAARIKDMGGVAAAVYQQGWLLMRQGRLDEAEQVSIATADAVEPRISRATRQALGAWGKLLVHGSAAAARNNRPREARDILRLGRTAGAALGGAQAVAVSSWGRFDWRTVAFQGIENQLVAEKPDRVLRLSERMPQPADAKGRQFMRRHLLDVAQAHVMLRQTDAATDILGSLMDETPQWLRHQRMAADTFHEVLRRSKRRSLTSKQRELAAFFGTR; translated from the coding sequence ATGCCCCACTCCGCCGACAAGAGGCCCACACACCCGGGTGACCGGCTCAAGGAACTCCGGCTCACCAGGGGCCTCACCCAAGAAGGCCTCGCGGAACGCGCCCAGCTGAGCCCGGGAGTCGTGAAGAAGCTCGAACGGGGCGGCACCGCCCGCCTGGAGACGTACCACGCCCTGGCCCGCACCCTCGGTGTCCGCACCTCCGCGCTGTTCGAACCGGGCGGACCGCACGCCACCACGCGCGGCGACGACGACAACATCGACCTGATGCCGCTCCGCCAGGCGCTCGCGCCACCGGTCACGCTGGGCGGGCGCCTGACCGACGCGATCGCCGAGCCCGACCTCGACCGGCTCCGGTCCACCGCCGCCGAGGTCGGCACGGCCTACCACCGCGACGACTACGGCTACGTCGCCGACTTCCTGCCCTCCCTCGTCCACGCCGCCCACGCCGCCGCCGACCACTTCGACCACGGCCCCGAACACACCGAGGCACTGCGGATCCGCTCCGACGTGCTCCAGATGGCCGGCCGCTATCTCACCCAGGTCCGCGCGTACGACCTCGCCCACATCGCGCTGCGCGACGCCATCGAGGACGCCGCACGGATCAAGGACATGGGGGGCGTCGCCGCGGCCGTGTACCAGCAGGGCTGGCTGCTGATGCGGCAGGGCCGCCTGGACGAGGCCGAGCAGGTCAGCATCGCCACGGCGGACGCCGTCGAGCCCCGGATCTCACGGGCCACCCGTCAGGCGCTCGGCGCCTGGGGAAAGCTGCTGGTGCACGGCAGCGCGGCCGCCGCCCGCAACAACCGGCCCCGGGAAGCCCGCGACATCCTCCGGCTGGGCCGTACGGCGGGGGCCGCGCTCGGCGGCGCGCAGGCCGTCGCGGTGTCCTCGTGGGGGCGGTTCGACTGGCGGACGGTCGCCTTCCAGGGCATCGAGAACCAGCTGGTGGCGGAGAAACCCGACCGGGTGCTGCGCCTGTCGGAGCGGATGCCCCAGCCGGCCGACGCGAAGGGACGGCAGTTCATGCGCCGTCATCTGCTGGACGTGGCGCAGGCCCACGTGATGCTGCGGCAGACGGACGCGGCGACGGACATCCTGGGCTCGCTGATGGACGAGACACCGCAGTGGCTGCGGCACCAGCGGATGGCCGCCGACACGTTCCACGAAGTACTGCGCAGGAGCAAGCGGCGCAGTCTGACCTCGAAGCAGCGGGAACTCGCGGCGTTCTTCGGCACCCGGTAA
- a CDS encoding cytochrome P450, with translation MTDQPHPPQSRPRQPQSAAPALFTWEFATDPYPAYAWLREHAPVHRTRLPSGVEAWLVTRYADARQALADQRLSKNPEHHAEPAHAKGKTGIPGERKAELMTHLLNIDPPDHTRLRRLVSKAFTPRRVAEFAPRVQELTDRLIDGFARTGSADLIHEFAFPLPIYAICDMLGVPREDQDDFRDWAGMMIRHGGGPRGGVARSVKKMRGYLADLIHRKREALPAEPAPGEDLISGLIRASDHGEHLTENEAAAMAFILLFAGFETTVNLIGNGTYALLTHPEQRERLQRSLAAGERALLETGVEELLRYDGPVELATWRFATRPLTIGGQDIAPGDPVLVVLAAADRDPARFADPDTLDLARRDNQHLGYGHGIHYCLGAPLARLEGQTALATLLTRLPDLRLAADPADLRWRGGLIMRGLRTLPVEFTPQR, from the coding sequence GTGACCGACCAGCCCCACCCCCCGCAGTCCCGCCCCCGGCAGCCCCAGTCCGCCGCCCCGGCCCTGTTCACCTGGGAGTTCGCCACCGACCCGTACCCCGCCTACGCCTGGCTGCGCGAGCACGCCCCGGTGCACCGGACGCGGCTGCCCAGCGGGGTGGAGGCCTGGCTGGTCACCCGGTACGCCGACGCCAGGCAGGCGCTGGCCGACCAGCGGCTGTCGAAGAACCCGGAGCACCACGCCGAACCGGCGCACGCCAAGGGCAAGACGGGCATTCCGGGTGAGCGCAAGGCGGAGCTGATGACGCATCTGCTCAACATCGACCCGCCGGACCACACCCGGCTGCGCCGCCTGGTGTCGAAGGCGTTCACGCCCCGGCGCGTCGCGGAGTTCGCGCCGCGCGTGCAGGAGCTGACCGACCGCCTCATCGACGGGTTCGCCCGCACCGGGTCCGCCGACCTCATCCACGAGTTCGCCTTCCCGCTGCCCATCTACGCCATCTGCGACATGCTGGGCGTACCGCGCGAGGACCAGGACGACTTCCGGGACTGGGCGGGCATGATGATCCGGCACGGCGGAGGGCCGCGCGGCGGGGTGGCGCGCTCGGTGAAGAAGATGCGCGGCTATCTCGCCGACCTCATCCACCGCAAGCGCGAGGCCCTGCCCGCCGAGCCCGCGCCCGGCGAGGACCTGATCTCGGGTCTCATCCGCGCCTCCGACCACGGCGAGCACCTGACCGAGAACGAGGCGGCGGCGATGGCGTTCATCCTGCTGTTCGCCGGTTTCGAGACCACCGTCAACCTCATCGGCAACGGCACCTACGCCCTGCTGACCCACCCGGAACAGCGCGAGCGCCTCCAGCGCTCCCTGGCGGCCGGGGAGCGCGCTCTGCTGGAGACCGGAGTGGAGGAACTCCTGCGCTACGACGGCCCGGTGGAGCTGGCCACCTGGCGCTTCGCCACCCGGCCGCTCACCATCGGCGGTCAGGACATCGCCCCCGGCGACCCGGTCCTCGTCGTGCTCGCCGCCGCCGACCGCGACCCCGCCCGGTTCGCCGACCCCGACACCCTGGACCTCGCCCGCCGCGACAACCAGCACCTCGGATACGGGCACGGCATCCACTACTGCCTGGGCGCCCCGCTCGCCCGCCTGGAGGGCCAGACCGCGCTCGCCACCCTCCTCACCCGCCTGCCGGACCTGCGGCTCGCCGCGGACCCCGCGGACCTGCGCTGGCGCGGCGGGCTCATCATGCGCGGACTGCGCACGCTGCCCGTGGAGTTCACGCCGCAGCGGTGA
- a CDS encoding Ppx/GppA phosphatase family protein, translating to MTRVAAVDCGTNSIRLLVADCDPATGELAELDRRMTIVRLGQGVDRTGRLAPEALERTFAACREYAAVIAEYGAERLRFVATSASRDAENRDEFVRGVVDILGVEPEVISGDQEAEFSFTGATKELAGHDHLERPFLVVDIGGGSTEFVVGEEHVRAARSVDVGCVRMTERHLVVDGAVTDPPTEKQIAAMRADIEAALDLAERTVPLREARTLVGLAGSVTTVSAIAQELPEYDSAAIHHSRISRDRVREITDWLLRSTHAERAAVPSMHPGRVDVIAAGALVLLAIMERVGAEEVVVSEHDILDGIAWSVA from the coding sequence GTGACCCGGGTCGCCGCCGTCGACTGCGGTACGAACTCCATCCGCCTCCTGGTCGCCGACTGCGACCCGGCCACGGGTGAACTGGCGGAACTGGACCGCCGGATGACGATCGTGCGGCTCGGCCAGGGCGTCGACCGCACCGGGCGGCTGGCCCCCGAGGCGCTGGAGCGCACCTTCGCGGCCTGCCGCGAGTACGCGGCCGTCATCGCGGAGTACGGCGCCGAGCGGCTGCGGTTCGTGGCCACCTCCGCCTCGCGCGACGCCGAGAACCGCGACGAGTTCGTGCGCGGGGTCGTGGACATCCTCGGCGTCGAGCCCGAGGTCATCAGCGGCGACCAGGAGGCCGAGTTCTCCTTCACCGGCGCCACCAAGGAGCTGGCCGGCCACGACCACCTGGAGCGGCCCTTCCTGGTGGTGGACATCGGCGGCGGCTCCACGGAGTTCGTCGTCGGCGAGGAGCACGTGCGCGCCGCCCGCTCGGTGGACGTCGGCTGTGTCCGGATGACCGAGCGGCACCTGGTGGTGGACGGCGCGGTCACCGATCCGCCCACCGAGAAGCAGATCGCGGCCATGCGCGCCGACATCGAGGCCGCGCTCGACCTGGCCGAGCGGACCGTGCCGCTGCGCGAGGCGCGCACGCTGGTGGGTCTGGCCGGTTCGGTGACGACGGTCTCCGCGATCGCCCAGGAGCTGCCGGAGTACGACTCGGCGGCCATCCACCACTCCCGGATCTCCCGTGACCGGGTCCGCGAGATCACCGACTGGCTGCTGCGCTCCACCCACGCCGAGCGCGCCGCCGTGCCGTCCATGCACCCCGGCCGGGTCGACGTCATCGCCGCGGGCGCCCTCGTCCTCCTGGCGATCATGGAGCGCGTCGGCGCGGAGGAAGTCGTGGTGAGCGAACACGACATCCTCGACGGCATCGCGTGGTCGGTGGCGTAG